The following are encoded in a window of Nitrospirota bacterium genomic DNA:
- a CDS encoding YbgC/FadM family acyl-CoA thioesterase — protein sequence MPHSIKIKVYYEDTDAGGVVYYGRYLGLLERARTEFLSERGISVADLHYRGLFLVVTRVDISYKKPARLGDLIDITTEVTEIRNASMTLKNQVLRDNALLAEAHVTFACIDKDGRPKRLPGELKDLGT from the coding sequence ATGCCCCACAGCATAAAAATAAAAGTCTACTACGAAGACACCGATGCAGGCGGTGTCGTTTACTACGGCAGGTATCTCGGCCTCCTCGAACGCGCGCGCACCGAATTCCTCTCAGAGCGCGGCATCAGCGTCGCCGACCTCCATTACCGGGGACTCTTTCTTGTCGTCACCCGCGTCGACATCTCCTATAAAAAACCCGCCCGCCTCGGCGACCTCATCGACATCACCACGGAGGTTACCGAAATCCGCAACGCCTCGATGACCCTGAAGAACCAGGTCCTGCGCGATAACGCTCTCCTCGCCGAGGCGCACGTCACCTTCGCCTGCATCGATAAAGACGGCAGGCCGAAGAGGCTGCCCGGAGAGTTGAAGGATCTGGGGACCTAG